The Moraxella nasicaprae sequence ACAATCATTATCATTTTCTTGCGTCCATAGACGCAGTGTGTTCATTTAAAGTTTTAGTTTAAGCCAATGCGGCTCGGGAAAAAACCCGTTACCCGCCAACAGAAGGAAAATCGCCATGACTATGACCATCGCTCGCTATTTTAGCAACCGTGATAGTGTTCGTTTGCCAACACTATACTCTCAAAATCTATTTGCGATGACCAAGGAAGTAAGAATTGAACACCAAGGGGAGGAGTATCGCCTTCGCCTAACTCGCAACAATCGCTTGATTTTAACCAAGTGATTCATGGATTTTATCTCTTAATTTCTCCAAAGCCAAAAAGCACCGTCATCATCTGGCGGTGCTTTTTGGTATCGATAAAACAAGCCTGACATCATCAATGAAAGATTAAAACTTCCAGCGATAGATGACATCAACCAAATTTTCGGTCGCACTGGTTGCCTCGATGAACACTCGGCGAGTCAGTTGATAACGCATCGACAGTGATGATTCAGCATTAAACACCCCAATGCCATAGCGAATGTACAAATCAGGTGTGATATAGCCTGTCACATTCACATTGGTGTCAGAAGCACTGCCTGATGCGTCAAGTGTCAAACTTTGTAGTCCCAATGCTTGTCCAATCTGATTGGTCAAATTGCGAGTGCCTGACAAGCCAAAACTTAGCCCTGCTGCTGCCAACTGATTGGTGACCTGTGAGCGAAAACCCTGCTCGGTAATCTGAGCGTCTGCTGACTGGCTTAATCGACCCGTCACCAAGGCATTCATTGCTTGCTGCTCAGTCAATCCTGCGTCATTAAATACCGTAATCACAGGGCTAGATGCCGTACCACGAATACGCACCCCAATGGTCTGACCTTCGATTTGTTTTTCGCCCTCGATGGATAATTGTGGGTTGAGCAAATCTCGATTGAAGCGAATTTGAGCATAATTTAGCTCCAAATTCTGACCAATACCATCAATCTTGGTGCGTTCTGATACCTGAACAACACCACGAGCTTGCATCACGCCACGCCCCACTTGGGTTAGATGCAATGCACCTGCCAATGGTAATTTTGCCCCAAAACCACGAAATTCCACCTGATTGCCCAAATCAACACCGATATTGGCGTTAATACTCCAAGGCTCAACCACCGCCAAAATCTTATCCACATTGCCACCCAAACGACGGTCAAGTACCGATACATCTTCGGATTCGCCAACAATCTGAGCGGTTGTCTCAGGCGGACGCAAAATCGCCTGTGGAATACTGACCACGCCCTGAATATCCACATATTTTTGCATTGGACGGACAATAATTTCAAAATCAGGGTTGATTTTTGCAGTAACGATTGGCAGCTTATTAACTTCCAGCTCCTGACCTGTGATACTCATTTTTGCCTGAATGTCTTTTTGCCAATCAAGCTCGCCAGTCAGCACACCCCGACCTTGTCCAGCATCAAATTCGCCTGACAATAAGGCGTGATTGCCATCAATTTGGGCAGCTGCTTGGATATTTTGTAATGCCATCGGCACGCCTGCAATCGCCAAAGCACCATCTGACAAATTTGCCTGACCATGAAATAACGGCTGTCTGAGCGTACCGCCTAATTTACCAGCAACATCAATTTTGCCCGTCAAAGTTTGCAGACTTGGGAAAAATGGACGCAATACCGCCAAATTCATCTGACTAAGCATCAAATCGCCTGTGATTGGCTTGCTGTCCTGATAAGGATTTAGCGTGATGTCTGCATAACCAACCCCTGCCACACCCGCCACATCGGTATGAATCTGCAACCCAGCAGGCACGCTTTTGGCAAAAAATGACACTTGCTTATAAGGCATCTCCACATAGCCTGTATCATCTTGATTTAGCCCAATCCGTCCATCATCAGAATACAGCACCGCATCTACCGTAGGAGTTTTGCCTTGTTGCCATTGCACTTTGGCACGACCATTAAGCAATGAATACCACTGAATATCGCCAGGCAGTGCTGCCGAAAAAATCTGCGTATCTAGATTTTGGACGACCAGATTGACATTACCCTGATTTGGCGACAGCACCAAAGTGTCTTGTAGGCATAGTACGCCTTGACCATCATAGATATTTTTGCCAGTCTGCCAACAATGTGCAGCAAGCTGGACGCTATTATCATTAAGCCCATACGAAAACTCGGTCGGTTGTTTTTGGGCAAGCACACCAAACTTGCTTGATACACGACTATCTCTTAGTACACCACTGTATCGCATGGTTTTTTGGTGGAATGAACCTTGAACGGTGGTTTGTGCCTCAATGTCGGCATTTTTTGTGCTGGCGGTCAAAATATGATTATCCTGCGTACCTGCAAAGTCAATACGAGCTGACTTGATGACCTTGCCCATCACAATGATGTCACTGCCCTGCACCAACAACTGACTGACTTCATTGCCCAAATTGACAATTTTGCCAATCGCCTGAGCCTCTTGAACAACCAAACTTGGTGTACGAATCTGTGACAAATTCATGTCCACATACAAGGTTGGTAGTGCTTGACCGTCATTGATGATAATCAGACCACCTTGAATCACACCACGAGTTTTGTCAATAATCTGACCCAAATCAGTGATGTTAATGCTGGTGATGATTTGCTCATCATTGCCATGCATTTTTAGCTGATTATCGCCCAGCTTGATGTGCAGATTATCCGCTCGAATCGTATGAATGATGCTTTGTATCTGACGAGCATTGCGATCAAGCTGTCCACGCAACGCCAAAATGCCTTGTCTGGTATTGGCTTTGCTGGCGGATTTTTTTAGATTATCTAAATAAGCATTGATGTCTTTTGGTAACGACAGCTCGGCAATGAACAGCCCCTTTGCTGACATGGGCTGACCATTAAGCATACCCTGAATGTCCATCTTATCGATGATGATTTTTTGGTTATGCTCCTGCCAATGTCCACGACTATTTAGTACACCTGTTAATTGACTGTTTAAATTTTTAACAAATTTACCTGCATTAAATCCTGCCAATCGAGCCTGAATATCCCAAGCAACACCTTTGGATACATCTACCCAGCCTGACACCTGCAAATCACCTGCCACGCCTGTATGCTCAATTTTATCAATCACAAAATGATTATTTTTGCCTGTTGCGGTCAGTTTTAATTTACCCTCTGGTAGATTTTTATTGATGACATTGCCATCAAAATCAACGGATAGCTCGCTGATTTTATCCTGATAAAAACTACCTCGACTGCTGACATTGCCCGACACGACGGCAAGCAGGTGTTCATCATCAATGAACTTAGCGGTATTAAATTGATTGAGTGCCGCCTTAATATCCCAAGAAATCTCCCCCTTGGCATCAAGACTGGCTACACCCACAGTCTGTGCCGAAGCTGGTGAATGTATATCGCTGGCATCAAGATTAAATCGTGCTGACGCTGACTGCAATTTTTCGTTGCGATATACACCCGTACTCATGACATCGCCAGACATCAGCACTGCAAAACGCTGGTCATCAAGCAGTTTACTTGTGTTAAATTTATGAAGTTTTGCTTTAATATTCCAACCAATGCCATCTGTCAAATCCAGCTCACCTGTGGCTTGAATATCTCCATGCTTGCTGACCACATTACCCTGCTCAATGGTCAGTTTGGATAGATTACCGCTGGCACGAATGTCTAGGTTTGCCGTATCAAGCTGCGGGAACATGGACTGCTGTGTTTGACCTACAAAACTGGCAGAAAAATGCTGCAACTCATTGTTTTTTAGATGAAGGGTTGCCTCTGACTTACCCGCAATATGCACACTATGCCATTCATTATTTTGCTTGATGCGTGCAGATAAATCGCCATCACTTAGCTGCACTTCATGCACCATCACGCCTTTATCTTCACGCATTCTGCCTGTAGCAACCAGACGACCTGTCAGTTGCTCAATCGGTGTTTTATCATCGCCCAGATAAGCATTGGGCAGTAGTTTTTTGGTGTGCAGATTTGCTCGCCAAGTCAAAGGCTGATGCGTGGTGGCAAAATCAATCGAAGCCACGCCAGTCAAATCGCCCATCACCCCTTGATAATCAAGGTCTGTAATGTGAATGCGTTCGCCCTTATCAATGTTGGCGGTGAGTTGATAATGACCTTTTGGAGCGGCATGAAGCTCATCAATATCAGCCGTTGCTTGAATGTGAGTTTTGCCCTCTTCTAGGCGGATACTGACATTGCCAGCACGACTGTCAATCACATCAAGCTGTGGCACATGATGTCGTTTTAGATGTTGCCAATCGGCTTGGATTCGCCAAGGAGCATTGGCTTGATTTTGCTGCTGTGCCAAAGTTGCATTGATATGCTCGCCATCTTTTTGACGAAGTTTAAATTCAAACTTGGTATCGCCTGCTTTATTAAGCAGTTCGTAACGCATACTAAGGCTGCCGTCCAGATATTCGGGCAAATAAGCCTGATAATCGGCATACTCTGCTGGCATGACTTGGCGGATTTTAAATTTATCGCCTGTAATGTGTGCATCAAGCTCAAACTCATCAGACCATTGCATCTTGCCGTTGGCGGTCAGAACACCGCTTGGCGTGTGTGCCTGCAAAAATGGAATATCCATACCGCCATCACGCACGATACCACGACCACGATAACGACCCTGAGGAATATCCTTGCCCACAAGGTCAGTATCAATGCGAAGCTCAATGTCAGACACCACGCCATCGGCGATGATTTTACCCTTGCTAAGCGTGATGTGCTGTTCTTCGGCGTACGGCAAAACCACTTTGTCAAAATCAAGACTTGCGTGAAATGGCGAACCTTCGTCCAAACCCTGAGCCACAAATTCGCCCGCCACTTCATAGCCATTATAACGGCTAGCCACCTTACCCACAGTACGTTTTAGCGTACCGTCTGCCTTGACGGACAATCTGTCAAAATAGACTTTTTCTAATGCTAAAATATTGATGTCTGCATCTAGTTTTAGGGGATAATCTCCCGACAAATCAATCCAACCATTCGCTTGGCGAACATCTAGCACATCGCCATAATCAAGTTGAGTATCGCTGACTTGAACCTTAGAATCCGTCCAAGTTACTTTTTCGCCTTGAATGTTGTGCATTTCAAAAGGCGTACCGTCTTTTTGGGTATAATAAAGGTGCTTAATACTGACATTGTCTAGATATAGACTGACAGGTGTGGCGATGGTCGCATAATCAAACGGCTCGCCTGTGGGGGCTTTTTTATTATGGATTTTGATGGTGTTGATTTGTGGATTGACCAAATGCACCTGACGAGAAAAAATCGCTCGCCAGCCAAGCTGAACATACGCCTTATCCACATGAACCGTGATGTCTTCGCCAGCATCAATATCAATATCACTGACCCAGACACCATCTCGCAGATTGCCCTGCTGATAGTTTAGATGAATGCCCGTTTCGCTGACAATTTTGTCTAACAAAAATTGCGAACCACGCTGTGTGCCTGCCATATAAAATAGTAGCGACACCAACAAAATCATCGCCACCAATGCCGTCACCAGCAGACGAATCAAATAAATGAACCATTTAGGCTTATTTTGGGTAGGCGACGCCACATCCGTCTGGTGATGAGTCTGATGAGAATCTTGCCTAGCCATAACAATCAAGCCTTTTTGTGAATAACATTAATTTTATTTTTTAAAATATCGACGGTGTATCTTTGGGTAATCAATCGTCCGTCATTAAAACACAAATAAGTGCATTTATCAAAACTTTTTTAGAATGGTGTACCAATAAAAAAGTGCAACTTAATCTGCGTGTCTTGTTCTTTTAAGCCTGTGGCAACATCGACACGCACCTGCCCCACAGGAGATGCCCAGCGAATGCCCACGCCTGCACCCACTTTGGTTGGCGTGCTAAACTTCTTGTCATAAGCACCGCCCACATCGCCAAAGACCGCCAAGCGAAAATCCTTCATCAATTCATAATTGTACTCGACACTACCCACCGCCAATGCCTGACCACCTGTCAAGTAACCTTTATCAGATACAGGCGATAGACTGCCGTGATTATAGCCTCGCACGCTTTGGTCGCCTCCTGCAAAAAATCTCAGCTTATAAGGCACGGCATCAAAATCATTCGTCCAAATATAGCCTCCTTGCAAGCCAGCCACGACCTGATGAGCCCTATCCTTGCCGTAGGCATTATCCCCAAAACTATACACACCGCTCACACCTGCTTGAACGATGGCCATATCTGCATCACTGATGAGTTCTTTACTACCCACTTCCAAAGAATAATTTTGGCGATAGCCACGCAATGGATTGACCAAGTCATCAGCAACAGTCTTATGTAATGCAAATCCTGCCAATAAAGCCTCTTGGGTTGGCTTGCCATCTCGAAAATTGACGGGCAAATCCTGCCAAGTTGATGGGTCTGCTTTGGTTTCTAGCTCATCTAAGCGATAACGCAATGAATAACTGCGATTCCAGCCATTTTTATTGATGATATTACGACCAATGCCTTGTTCTAGCGTTCTGGTTGTCAGGTCAAATCCATTGGTTGATTTACCCACCACCTCCTCAAAATAGCTGAGACTGGCTTGCAATTTGTCATTGATGGGGTGACTAAGTGGTCTGCTGGCATACAGCTTAATACCTTTTTTATCTTCGGATAAGCGTACCTCTGCACCTGCCTGATAGCCATTGCGATTGATGAGATTATGTTCAAACTTGGTAATCAAGCGTGTGCCACTGTCCGACCCCCAACCCAGACCAATATGAGCATCACGAGGCTTATCAGACATCACAAAAATGTACAAAGGAACTTTTTTGTCCTCATAGACCGCTTGGGCGGTTTTTTTGCCAGCCAGTTCAGGCTTACTAACCCCTTCTGGCAAATCCAGCACATCTTTACTCTCATCTGGCAAGATGACTTTGGCAACATGCTTGATGGCATCACTGACCTTACCAAGTAGTGAGGTTGATTGATTTTGTGTCTGGTCAATCGGTAGCAGTCTATCATCAGGCAAATCATATAATCGCTGTGCTTTTTGGGCAACCAGATTGAGTTTGTCTTTGATGACCTCAGAAGCACTAAACTCAATCGGAGCAATGTCGGCCGTGATACCATCGCCCAGCTCAACCATCTGTGTTACGCTCTCTTTGGGCTTGTTGCTTTCATCAAATTCCACGCCTGCCACAGGATTTTTTTGAGGATAAATCGTCTCGGTATTAACGGCATTAAAATAGCCTGTCGCCAACAAACTGTTGGATAATTCTCGTACCGCCTGTCGATTATAAGCATCGCCCAGTTGAAAATTTAATAATTTTTTCAATAGTTTTGGCTTTACAGGCAACTTATCAGGGTCGGTGGTCAGCATACCCGTATCAGGGTCAATGGTAAAAAACACCACTTCATCAAACTGATATTGCACCCCTGTGTCATAAATCAAACTGACATCAGCAATATTGTCTGGCAAAACCACATCGACTGATTTGTTCAACCATTTTCCGTCCAAAAAACCCTGCTCACCACTGATGGTTTCGATGGCGGACTTACTGGCTTCATACTTGCCATGATGAAATACATCGCCTGCTTGTAAAACATTAGAATTAACCACAGCTTGATAATCGGCATTATTCTGCCCATCGCCACGCACTTCCAAGACACGGTTATCTACCTTGACAGGGTCGCCAAGCTGATGAATGATAAGATTGACTTCGCCTGCTTTTTGTTTTTGTAAACTAAAATCCACCGAATAATAACCCACTGCACGAGCAGCCGCCTGCACCGCTTGACGCATTCTGGGTAATGAACCATTAAAGTCAGTTACTGATTCTTGGGTGATGTCCTCCAAAGCGGCTTTCATGTTAGCGTATGGCTCTTGCATCAAAGTTTTGCGACTGATTTCTACCAGCTCATCGCCTTGTTGCTGACTGGCATGATAAAGACGGGCTTTTAGGCGTGGAACTTTGGCAACACCGTCATTAAACAAACGATTATACAGACGGCGAATCGCTCCATCGGTCTTTGGGGCATCATGCGTGATGGCTGGGAATGTCGCCATTTCTGCCGCTTGTATATCCAGCAAATATTCAGCAGGATTTAGATTTTCTTTGTCCAACGGTTGCACGGACATCTCTTGGGCAAGCTCTGTATCCAAGCCAACAGGAATCTTGTTTTCGTGCAAGCGTGAAATGATTTGCTCCTCAGGCAACCCATCTGTCTGTGTCTGCTCGCTACTTAAATCACTAAGCAAACGCTGCTCCAAATTGATGGCATTTCTGGCAGCGGTCAGATGTGCCTCAATCTGCTGAGGTGTTAATAACGCAATGTCATTATTTTGAACCGACTGGTCGGTTTTATTTGGCTCAGTTTTGTTCTGGGCGGTGGCGGTAGAAATCAAAACCGCCGAACACGCCAGCCATAAAGACGAACGCTTAAATGCTGGGCGTAGCATTTTTTTGAATTTCATAAGCACACCTGACCATCGTAATGCAAGCAAAGATACAATTTTTGCACAAAAAATAAAAAAACTTAAAAATAATACCTGTTATTATAGCAGACCCAAACGAAGTTTGATGACTTTTGTAAAAAATGTAACAAATTACACGCTCATCATTCAGTATGATAATAACCAACACTTTGTTTTTATTTAGACCATGACAGCCAAGCCATTGGCATTTTTATGATGATTTTTTATGGCAAGCCAACTCTCCTTATTCAAAAAACCTGCATTTAGCTCCATGTTTTTTACCCAGCTATTTGGGGCATTTAATGATAATATTTTTAAACAAGCACTTATTTTATTATTAACTTATTCAGCTGCTGCAAAACTTGACATGTCGGTCAGTCTGCTTAACAATCTGGCAGCAATGCTTTTTATTTTGCCGTATTTTTTATTTTCAGCATTGGCAGGACAGCTTGCAGATAAATACGAAAAATCTTGGCTAACTCGCCAGCTAAAACTGCTTGAAATCATCATCATGATTGTTGCCGCTGTTGGCTTTTTTTATGAGATTTATTGGCTACTGTTTGTGGCATTGTTTTTTATGGGGACGCAATCTACTTTCTTTGGCCCAATCAAATACGCCTATCTGCCAGAAGTGATGCACAAAGATGAACTGGTCGGTGCCAATGGTCTGTTTCAAAGCAGTACCAGCCTTGCGATTTTGGCAGGCATGATGTTGGCAGGTCTTTTGACCCAATTATACTTTGCTGAATACTGGCTGGCAGCGGTGACCATCATCGTGGCGTTATTTGGTTATTTGGCAGCCAGTGCCATTCCAAAAACCCAAAGCCACGCCAAAGACCTTGTCATTAACCATAACATCATCAGCACCAGCTGGGACATCATCAAGCACTTATACAGCTTACCTTTGCTATTTTTTATCATCATGGGTAATAGCTGGTATTGGTTTTATGGGGCGACTTTTTTGACCCAAACCCCAGAAGTCAGCAAAACCATCTTGCGTGGCGATGAGTCGGTGGTGATTTTTCTTTTAACTCTATTTTCGGTCGGTATCGCCATTGGCTCTGGTGTGTGTAAAATGTTCACCAAAAACCAAGTCAGCTTAAAACTTTTGCCCTTTGGCATTGCAGGTTTGACGATTTTTGCGGTTGCTCTTCATTACAGTTTGCTCCATGTACAAATACCAGCCAGTCAAATCGTCTATGGCATATCAGAATTGATGACTTTTGATGGTGTGTCATCGGTCTTTATTTTACTGTTTTTGTTAGGATTTGCAGGCGGTATCTATATCGTACCACTCTACACCTGCATGCAAGCCTATTCGCCCATCAGCCATCGCTCTCGCATTGTTGGGGCAAATAATATTTTTAATGCCTTATTTATGGTTGGCTCAGCGATATTTGCCATCGTGATTTTGACTGTCTTAAAGTTAAATTTGCCGCAACTGTTCTTGATTACAGGTATTCTTAATCTCATTCTTGGCGTGTTTTTTTACCATAAACTCAAACAACACGAAAACAGTTTGCCCATCAATGAAGGCAGTAACTTGTGATGAAAGCTGGCAAGTATTACAATATTGCAACATTTTCATCATCACTTTGTACAAAAAGATGACGATATTTTTTGGCAAATCTGTTATGATTTGACAAATTTTTTGGCACAATCATGTTAGTTGTATTTATTTAGGAATTTGTTATGAAAAAATTGACCGCTTTGGCAGCATTGACCGCCATCATCAGCCAAGCTGCTTACGCCAATACCCATCAGTCGCCTGCCATGCGTGGCGAGCTTACCCAAGCCATCGCACACCCAGCATCGGCAAACCTGCTTAGCACCAGCGTCAAAGGTCTGCCCGCACCAAGCGTATCAGTCAGTGAAGTCAAACACATTCCAACCGTACTCATTCCAGCCGATGCCGCTGGTACAACGATGATTGATGTAACCTTGATTGATGAATTTTTGGACGATGTTGCTCCAAATGCACGCCACTATCCACCAAACTTCCCAAGCCGTACCGCAGAATACTTGACCAGCGAAAACATCAAGCATCTATCTGATTGGATTGAGCCTTATGCCACCGCCGCCAATGCGTCATTTGATGTGGTATTGCGTGCCGCCAAAATCAATGGCATGGCTCGCAACCTAAATGTTGGCGACAGCTACACTTTGCGTGCTGGCAAACACATGGAGCAAGCCATCAAGCTACAACCAAATCACGCCGAAGCCAATTTCCTATATGGCATGATGATTTCAGAAGCTGGTGGTTTTAAGGAAGGTCGTAAATATTTGGATAAAGCCACCTCGCTAGGCTATACCGAAGCTGAGCAAAGCATCGCCCAAGCTGACCTGCTGAGCGACAACAAAACCGCTGCCCTAAAACGCCTGCGTGATTTGGCAGCTAAGCACCCAAATAATGCCCAAATCGCTGAGCAGGTGCGTATCGTTGAAGATGGTGGTTTTTATATTTGGAACATCAAAGACAGCAATATCCAAGTCAAACCAATCAAATAAGTTCCAATTTATACAAAGTCCGCACGGTGTCATGCTGTGCGGATTTTGACACATTGAATACATCAAGATTCATCAATACCTCATTTGCAGAGTTTTTCATCGTTCATCTCATTGATTATGCCAGTCAAACAATTTTTACCACAAGCCATCTTTTTGACCACTCTTACCCTGTCTTTGAATGCGTGTAGCGTGCTTGCTCCAAAACCCAAACAAAATGCCGCCAACCTACTACAACAAACCAGAAGTAGCATCATCACCAGTCATGAACTTAGTGCCACCAGCCAAGCCGCCATCTTATCATCAGGGTTTAGCCAAGAAAGCTGTTTATCAGAATTTGAGCATTGCTTACAAGGTGTTCAAAATTCGTTATTGATTGACGCACCAAACCGCCATCTGTTATCGGTATTGGCAGAACTGCATTATGCACATTCCTTAAAACTTGCCAGCCAGTCTGCCTGTCGTAGTGAGCTAGATAGATTACCCATTGATGAATATTATCACAACCAACCGCCAAGTCTTGATGAACTGGAACAAAAGTCACAAGCCAGCCAAGAATGCACCAGTCAATATCGACAAGCACTTTATCAGACGATTAAGCACAGTTATGCTTATCTGTTTTATGACAATCTAAACAATCATCATTCTGCCAGCAATATCGCCCAAGACAGTGATATTCGCACGCTTGATTTGTATCATCTGGCAAGCAATGATTTAATCAGTGAGATTTATCGTGATGACTTAGGTGCATTTGCCCACATTGCTCGCACGCAATACGACATTCGTCACGCCCCCATTGAGCCTTACTATCATCAAAAACAAATCAGCAAAATAACCACCATTGATGACAAGCAGCACACAACCATCAATGCCTTTATCGAAAATGATGATGACTACCTAAAACAACTGATGCGTGGCAATCAGCAGACCATCACTGATTTGGTTTCTGCGTATGATCCTAGATTATCTAAACTTGATGTCAATAGTCGTCGCTCTGGTATTGGGGTGAGCATGATTGGCTCGGTTGATGGGCGTTACACCATAGACAAACAAACCAGACAAGCCCTGCAACAAAATACTTGGCAACAAAGCCAAAATCCCAGCGACCGCATTCACACCATGGGACATCTACAAATCACCGCCATTGTAAAACCGACTGGTCGGACTGTATTAGAGGTTTTGGCAAGTGATACACTCAATATTCATCTATTTAACCCACAAAATCATCAGCAAGTAGAAATTTTGGGCAAAAGCTATCCGCTAAGTGCCAATTTTTCGGCAGGCTATGCGTTATGGTTGTCCGAAAACAAACTTAGTCAAGCCAGTCTGATTGGCATGCTTGCCAAGTCCAATCACGCCAGACTACCAGAACTTTTTATGCTAAAACCGTTCAATCCCAAACAAAAAGTCATCATTATGCTGCACGGTTTGGCATCAAGTCCTGCCACATGGGTAAATCTAACCAATACCCTATTATCCGACCCTGC is a genomic window containing:
- a CDS encoding MFS transporter, which produces MASQLSLFKKPAFSSMFFTQLFGAFNDNIFKQALILLLTYSAAAKLDMSVSLLNNLAAMLFILPYFLFSALAGQLADKYEKSWLTRQLKLLEIIIMIVAAVGFFYEIYWLLFVALFFMGTQSTFFGPIKYAYLPEVMHKDELVGANGLFQSSTSLAILAGMMLAGLLTQLYFAEYWLAAVTIIVALFGYLAASAIPKTQSHAKDLVINHNIISTSWDIIKHLYSLPLLFFIIMGNSWYWFYGATFLTQTPEVSKTILRGDESVVIFLLTLFSVGIAIGSGVCKMFTKNQVSLKLLPFGIAGLTIFAVALHYSLLHVQIPASQIVYGISELMTFDGVSSVFILLFLLGFAGGIYIVPLYTCMQAYSPISHRSRIVGANNIFNALFMVGSAIFAIVILTVLKLNLPQLFLITGILNLILGVFFYHKLKQHENSLPINEGSNL
- the hemP gene encoding hemin uptake protein HemP, producing the protein MTIARYFSNRDSVRLPTLYSQNLFAMTKEVRIEHQGEEYRLRLTRNNRLILTK
- a CDS encoding autotransporter assembly complex protein TamA, encoding MKFKKMLRPAFKRSSLWLACSAVLISTATAQNKTEPNKTDQSVQNNDIALLTPQQIEAHLTAARNAINLEQRLLSDLSSEQTQTDGLPEEQIISRLHENKIPVGLDTELAQEMSVQPLDKENLNPAEYLLDIQAAEMATFPAITHDAPKTDGAIRRLYNRLFNDGVAKVPRLKARLYHASQQQGDELVEISRKTLMQEPYANMKAALEDITQESVTDFNGSLPRMRQAVQAAARAVGYYSVDFSLQKQKAGEVNLIIHQLGDPVKVDNRVLEVRGDGQNNADYQAVVNSNVLQAGDVFHHGKYEASKSAIETISGEQGFLDGKWLNKSVDVVLPDNIADVSLIYDTGVQYQFDEVVFFTIDPDTGMLTTDPDKLPVKPKLLKKLLNFQLGDAYNRQAVRELSNSLLATGYFNAVNTETIYPQKNPVAGVEFDESNKPKESVTQMVELGDGITADIAPIEFSASEVIKDKLNLVAQKAQRLYDLPDDRLLPIDQTQNQSTSLLGKVSDAIKHVAKVILPDESKDVLDLPEGVSKPELAGKKTAQAVYEDKKVPLYIFVMSDKPRDAHIGLGWGSDSGTRLITKFEHNLINRNGYQAGAEVRLSEDKKGIKLYASRPLSHPINDKLQASLSYFEEVVGKSTNGFDLTTRTLEQGIGRNIINKNGWNRSYSLRYRLDELETKADPSTWQDLPVNFRDGKPTQEALLAGFALHKTVADDLVNPLRGYRQNYSLEVGSKELISDADMAIVQAGVSGVYSFGDNAYGKDRAHQVVAGLQGGYIWTNDFDAVPYKLRFFAGGDQSVRGYNHGSLSPVSDKGYLTGGQALAVGSVEYNYELMKDFRLAVFGDVGGAYDKKFSTPTKVGAGVGIRWASPVGQVRVDVATGLKEQDTQIKLHFFIGTPF
- a CDS encoding translocation/assembly module TamB domain-containing protein; its protein translation is MARQDSHQTHHQTDVASPTQNKPKWFIYLIRLLVTALVAMILLVSLLFYMAGTQRGSQFLLDKIVSETGIHLNYQQGNLRDGVWVSDIDIDAGEDITVHVDKAYVQLGWRAIFSRQVHLVNPQINTIKIHNKKAPTGEPFDYATIATPVSLYLDNVSIKHLYYTQKDGTPFEMHNIQGEKVTWTDSKVQVSDTQLDYGDVLDVRQANGWIDLSGDYPLKLDADINILALEKVYFDRLSVKADGTLKRTVGKVASRYNGYEVAGEFVAQGLDEGSPFHASLDFDKVVLPYAEEQHITLSKGKIIADGVVSDIELRIDTDLVGKDIPQGRYRGRGIVRDGGMDIPFLQAHTPSGVLTANGKMQWSDEFELDAHITGDKFKIRQVMPAEYADYQAYLPEYLDGSLSMRYELLNKAGDTKFEFKLRQKDGEHINATLAQQQNQANAPWRIQADWQHLKRHHVPQLDVIDSRAGNVSIRLEEGKTHIQATADIDELHAAPKGHYQLTANIDKGERIHITDLDYQGVMGDLTGVASIDFATTHQPLTWRANLHTKKLLPNAYLGDDKTPIEQLTGRLVATGRMREDKGVMVHEVQLSDGDLSARIKQNNEWHSVHIAGKSEATLHLKNNELQHFSASFVGQTQQSMFPQLDTANLDIRASGNLSKLTIEQGNVVSKHGDIQATGELDLTDGIGWNIKAKLHKFNTSKLLDDQRFAVLMSGDVMSTGVYRNEKLQSASARFNLDASDIHSPASAQTVGVASLDAKGEISWDIKAALNQFNTAKFIDDEHLLAVVSGNVSSRGSFYQDKISELSVDFDGNVINKNLPEGKLKLTATGKNNHFVIDKIEHTGVAGDLQVSGWVDVSKGVAWDIQARLAGFNAGKFVKNLNSQLTGVLNSRGHWQEHNQKIIIDKMDIQGMLNGQPMSAKGLFIAELSLPKDINAYLDNLKKSASKANTRQGILALRGQLDRNARQIQSIIHTIRADNLHIKLGDNQLKMHGNDEQIITSINITDLGQIIDKTRGVIQGGLIIINDGQALPTLYVDMNLSQIRTPSLVVQEAQAIGKIVNLGNEVSQLLVQGSDIIVMGKVIKSARIDFAGTQDNHILTASTKNADIEAQTTVQGSFHQKTMRYSGVLRDSRVSSKFGVLAQKQPTEFSYGLNDNSVQLAAHCWQTGKNIYDGQGVLCLQDTLVLSPNQGNVNLVVQNLDTQIFSAALPGDIQWYSLLNGRAKVQWQQGKTPTVDAVLYSDDGRIGLNQDDTGYVEMPYKQVSFFAKSVPAGLQIHTDVAGVAGVGYADITLNPYQDSKPITGDLMLSQMNLAVLRPFFPSLQTLTGKIDVAGKLGGTLRQPLFHGQANLSDGALAIAGVPMALQNIQAAAQIDGNHALLSGEFDAGQGRGVLTGELDWQKDIQAKMSITGQELEVNKLPIVTAKINPDFEIIVRPMQKYVDIQGVVSIPQAILRPPETTAQIVGESEDVSVLDRRLGGNVDKILAVVEPWSINANIGVDLGNQVEFRGFGAKLPLAGALHLTQVGRGVMQARGVVQVSERTKIDGIGQNLELNYAQIRFNRDLLNPQLSIEGEKQIEGQTIGVRIRGTASSPVITVFNDAGLTEQQAMNALVTGRLSQSADAQITEQGFRSQVTNQLAAAGLSFGLSGTRNLTNQIGQALGLQSLTLDASGSASDTNVNVTGYITPDLYIRYGIGVFNAESSLSMRYQLTRRVFIEATSATENLVDVIYRWKF